The proteins below come from a single Papaver somniferum cultivar HN1 chromosome 11, ASM357369v1, whole genome shotgun sequence genomic window:
- the LOC113323321 gene encoding probable serine/threonine-protein kinase PBL25 isoform X1 yields MPMFRLFSCVRSSNVYSSHSKRRHGYEQVEFRYDASVRVFKSRELIVATNKFSQGRVLGEGRLGRVYKGILKDGQEVAVKRFYEQADLWAEVRMLSCLVHSNLVKMIGYCDKVKDHIVVYEFMPLRSLNLHLQALKPGKKSLNWKKDEDSTGCFHGFRVFA; encoded by the exons ATGCCTATGTTTCGGCTTTTCTCCTGTGTTAGATCCAGTAATGTGTATAGCTCACATTCCAAGAGAAGACATGGTTATG AACAAGTTGAATTTCGGTATGATGCTAGTGTTCGTGTCTTCAAATCGAGAGAGCTAATTGTCGCCACTAATAAATTCAGTCAAGGACGTGTATTAGGTGAAGGAAGATTAGGACGTGTGTATAAGGGTATTCTCAAAGACGGACAG GAAGTTGCCGTGAAAAGGTTTTATGAGCAGGCAGATTTGTGGGCGGAGGTTCGAATGCTCAGCTGCCTAGTGCATTCTAACCTCGTCAAGATGATAGGTTACTGTGATAAAGTGAAAGATCATATTGTTGTTTATGAATTCATGCCATTACGTTCGTTGAATCTTCATTTACAAG CCCTTAAACCTGGAAAAAAGTCTTTAAACTGGAAGAAGGATGAAGATAGCACAGGGTGTTTCCATGGCTTTAGAGTATTTGCATGA
- the LOC113323321 gene encoding probable serine/threonine-protein kinase PBL25 isoform X3, producing the protein MEIQEQVEFRYDASVRVFKSRELIVATNKFSQGRVLGEGRLGRVYKGILKDGQEVAVKRFYEQADLWAEVRMLSCLVHSNLVKMIGYCDKVKDHIVVYEFMPLRSLNLHLQALKPGKKSLNWKKDEDSTGCFHGFRVFA; encoded by the exons AACAAGTTGAATTTCGGTATGATGCTAGTGTTCGTGTCTTCAAATCGAGAGAGCTAATTGTCGCCACTAATAAATTCAGTCAAGGACGTGTATTAGGTGAAGGAAGATTAGGACGTGTGTATAAGGGTATTCTCAAAGACGGACAG GAAGTTGCCGTGAAAAGGTTTTATGAGCAGGCAGATTTGTGGGCGGAGGTTCGAATGCTCAGCTGCCTAGTGCATTCTAACCTCGTCAAGATGATAGGTTACTGTGATAAAGTGAAAGATCATATTGTTGTTTATGAATTCATGCCATTACGTTCGTTGAATCTTCATTTACAAG CCCTTAAACCTGGAAAAAAGTCTTTAAACTGGAAGAAGGATGAAGATAGCACAGGGTGTTTCCATGGCTTTAGAGTATTTGCATGA
- the LOC113323321 gene encoding probable serine/threonine-protein kinase PBL25 isoform X4, whose translation MPMFRLFSCVRSSNVYSSHSKRRHGYAEQVEFRYDASVRVFKSRELIVATNKFSQGRVLGEGRLGRVYKGILKDGQEVAVKRFYEQADLWAEVRMLSCLVHSNLVKMIGYCDKVKDHIVVYEFMPLRSLNLHLQALKPGKKSLNWKKDEDSTGCFHGFRVFA comes from the exons ATGCCTATGTTTCGGCTTTTCTCCTGTGTTAGATCCAGTAATGTGTATAGCTCACATTCCAAGAGAAGACATGGTTATG CAGAACAAGTTGAATTTCGGTATGATGCTAGTGTTCGTGTCTTCAAATCGAGAGAGCTAATTGTCGCCACTAATAAATTCAGTCAAGGACGTGTATTAGGTGAAGGAAGATTAGGACGTGTGTATAAGGGTATTCTCAAAGACGGACAG GAAGTTGCCGTGAAAAGGTTTTATGAGCAGGCAGATTTGTGGGCGGAGGTTCGAATGCTCAGCTGCCTAGTGCATTCTAACCTCGTCAAGATGATAGGTTACTGTGATAAAGTGAAAGATCATATTGTTGTTTATGAATTCATGCCATTACGTTCGTTGAATCTTCATTTACAAG CCCTTAAACCTGGAAAAAAGTCTTTAAACTGGAAGAAGGATGAAGATAGCACAGGGTGTTTCCATGGCTTTAGAGTATTTGCATGA
- the LOC113323321 gene encoding probable serine/threonine-protein kinase PBL25 isoform X2, translating into MEIQAEQVEFRYDASVRVFKSRELIVATNKFSQGRVLGEGRLGRVYKGILKDGQEVAVKRFYEQADLWAEVRMLSCLVHSNLVKMIGYCDKVKDHIVVYEFMPLRSLNLHLQALKPGKKSLNWKKDEDSTGCFHGFRVFA; encoded by the exons CAGAACAAGTTGAATTTCGGTATGATGCTAGTGTTCGTGTCTTCAAATCGAGAGAGCTAATTGTCGCCACTAATAAATTCAGTCAAGGACGTGTATTAGGTGAAGGAAGATTAGGACGTGTGTATAAGGGTATTCTCAAAGACGGACAG GAAGTTGCCGTGAAAAGGTTTTATGAGCAGGCAGATTTGTGGGCGGAGGTTCGAATGCTCAGCTGCCTAGTGCATTCTAACCTCGTCAAGATGATAGGTTACTGTGATAAAGTGAAAGATCATATTGTTGTTTATGAATTCATGCCATTACGTTCGTTGAATCTTCATTTACAAG CCCTTAAACCTGGAAAAAAGTCTTTAAACTGGAAGAAGGATGAAGATAGCACAGGGTGTTTCCATGGCTTTAGAGTATTTGCATGA